The Arachis hypogaea cultivar Tifrunner chromosome 14, arahy.Tifrunner.gnm2.J5K5, whole genome shotgun sequence genome has a segment encoding these proteins:
- the LOC112742955 gene encoding uncharacterized protein, with protein MSENVGSGTGSSLPSIPRPTPAVSRRKNATGNRSDIGWKHGIDVQGNGKKVKCNYCSKTISGGIYRFKHHLAGTKEDSEPCASVPEEVKAVMLKVCVEAKEASLKKRRFGDDEDYPEQTEKEKDNSQQKGKDIRNFVTKGKGAQVQSTINQMIKKDLKEQCDQQCAIFFYTSAIPFNVIKNPEFLKFCEMVGRYGIGYKPPSYHELRETQLKKTVNNVDEMLTEFKVEWKRTGCSIMSDGWTDKKRRSIFVKMLEDAVEFVGEENVVQIVTDNAANYKAAGERMMETRKSLYWTPCAAHCIDLILEDFEKKLKVHETTIKKGRKITTFIYSRSMLISMLRNFTKEKDLVRPGATRFATAYLTLTCLHDNKGPLMTMFTSADWKTTKVASTPEGIRVQNMALDSRLWKNIVICLKAAAPLITVLRLVDSNEKPAMGFIFEGMRNAKETIRTNFGCVKKSYEPIWEIIDGRWESQLHRPLHAAAYYLNPHYHYEPNFMVDDADIKIDLYSCLKKLVPNQEERKKVGLQLPDFHYARGLFGNETAKSSRKTMLPAEWWDFYGDSCPELKKFTIRVLSLTCSSSGCEHNWSAFKMVHTKRRNRLHQKKMNDLVYVMYNLKLKGKQIRKTQELEFDAVHSDDEWITEDVNENIAESVEHSHLPTNDNTNDDPNSNEFAIPNFVGRVEPEAERNDVSDEDGEDDDVDAMEDEDIGGFEF; from the exons atgtcTGAGAATGTTGGTTCAGGGACAGGGTCTTCACTTCCTAGTATTCCTAGACCTACACCTGCTGTTTCTAGGAGAAAAAATGCAACTGGAAATAGAAGTGATATAGGATGGAAACATGGGATTGATGTTCAAGGCAATGGTAAAAAAGTGAAGTGTAATTATTGCTCAAAGACTATAAGCGGAGGGATTTATAGATTCAAGCATCATCTTGCCGGTACTAAAGAGGATTCAGAGCCTTGTGCTTCAGTACCTGAAGAAGTGAAGGCTGTGATGTTGAAAGTCTGTGTGGAGGCTAAAGAAGCATCATTGAAGAAGAGAAGATTCGGTGATGATGAGGATTATCctgaacaaacagaaaaggagaaGGACAATTCTCAACAAAAGGGGAAAGATATTCGCAACTTTGTCACAAAAGGAAAAGGGGCTCAAGTTCAATCAACAATAAATCAAATGATAAAGAAGGATCTAAAGGAACAATGTGATCAACAATGTGCCATATTTTTCTATACAAGTGCTATTCCTTTCAATGTTATTAAGAATCCCGAATTTTTAAAGTTTTGTGAGATGGTTGGGAGATATGGTATTGGCTACAAACCCCCTTCTTACCATGAGTTAAGAGAAACCCAATTAAAGAAAACAGTGAACAATGTTGATGAAATGCTTACTGAATTTAAAGTAGAGTGGAAGAGAACTGGTTGTTCAATCATGTCGGATGGATGGACTGATAAAAAAAGGCGTAGTATTT TTGTCAAAATGCTAGAAGATGCCGTAGAATTTGTTGGTGAAGAGAATGTAGTCCAAATTGTTACAGATAATGCTGCTAATTATaaggctgctggagaaagaatGATGGAGACTAGAAAAAGTTTGTATTGGACACCATGTGCTGCACACTGCATAGATTTGATATTGGAGGATTTTGAAAAGAAGCTAAAGGTGCATGAAACAACcataaaaaagggaagaaaaatcaCCACTTTTATCTACTCTCGGAGTATGCTCATTAGCATGTTGAGGAATTTTACAAAGGAAAAGGACTTGGTTCGGCCAGGTGCCACAAGATTCGCCACTGCCTATTTGACTCTCACTTGTCTTCATGATAATAAAGGACCATTGATGACTATGTTTACTTCTGCTGATTGGAAGACAACTAAGGTTGCATCAACGCCTGAAGGAATAAGAGTCCAAAACATGGCCTTGGATAGTAGGCTATGGAAGAATATTGTCATATGCCTCAAGGCTGCTGCTCCTCTCATTACAGTCCTTCGCTTGGTTGATTCAAATGAAAAACCAGCCATGGGTTTCATCTTTGAAGGCATGAGAAACGCCAAAGAAACAATCAGGACTAACTTCGGTTGTGTTAAAAAGAG TTACGAACCTATATGGGAAATTATTGATGGAAGGTGGGAAAGTCAATTGCATAGACCATTGCATGCAGCTGCGTATTATCTTAATCCTCATTATCACTATGAACCAAATTTCATGGTTGATGATGCTGACATTAAGATTGACCTATATAGTTGTTTGAAAAAACTGGTTCCTAACcaggaagaaaggaaaaaggttgGTCTACAGCTTCCTGACTTTCATTATGCTAGAGGCCTCTTTGGTAATGAAACTGCAAAGAGTAGTAGGAAGACCATGCTACCTGCTGAGTGGTGGGACTTCTATGGAGATAGTTGTCCAGAACTAAAGAAGTTTACTATCCGAGTTCTAAGCTTAACTTGTAGTTCATCTGGTTGTGAGCATAATTGGAGTGCATTTAAAATG GTTCATACAAAGAGAAGAAATCGGTtgcatcaaaagaaaatgaatgatTTAGTGTATGTGATGTATAATTTGAAGTTAAAGGGCAAGCAAATTAGAAAAACTCAAGAACTTGAATTTGATGCAGTGCATTCTGATGATGAGTGGATAACTGAGGATGTTAATGAAAATATTGCTGAAAGTGTTGAGCATTCTCACTTGCCAACGAATGACAATACTAATGATGATCCAAATAGTAATGAATTTGCTATTCCAA attttgTTGGCCGTGTTGAACCTGAGGCTGAAAGAAATGATGTTTCTGATGAAGATggtgaagatgatgatgttgatgccatggaagatgaagatattggagGATTTGAGTTTTAG